In Piliocolobus tephrosceles isolate RC106 chromosome 10, ASM277652v3, whole genome shotgun sequence, a single window of DNA contains:
- the SINHCAF gene encoding SIN3-HDAC complex-associated factor isoform X2 → MFGFHKPKMYRSIEGCCICRAKSSSSRFTDSKRYEKDFQSCFGLHETRSGDICNACVLLVKRWKKLPAGSKKNWNHVVDARAGPSLKTTLKPKKVKTLSGNRIKSNQISKLQKEFKRHNSDAHSTTSSASPAQSPCYSNQSDDGSDTEMASGSNRTPVFSFLDLTYWKRQKICCGIIYKGRFGEVLIDTHLFKPCCSNKKAAAEKPEEQGPEPLPISTQEW, encoded by the exons ATGTTTGGTTTTCACAAGCCAAAGATGTACCGAAGTATAGAGGGCTGCTGTATTTGCAGAGCTAAGTCCTCCAGTTCTCGATTCACTGACAGTAAACGCTATGAAAAGGACTTCCAGAGCTGTTTTGG ATTGCATGAGACTCGTTCAGGAGACATCTGCAATGCCTGTGTCCTGCTTGTGAAAAGATGGAAGAAGTTGCCAGCAGGATCAAAAAAAAACTGGAATCAT GTGGTAGATGCAAGGGCTGGACCCAGTCTAAAGACTACATTGAAACCAAAGAAAGTGAAAACTCTATCTGGGAACAGGATAAAAAGCAACCAGATCAGTAAACTGCAGAAGGAATTTAAACGTCATA ATTCTGATGCTCACAGTACCACCTCAAGTGCCTCCCCAGCTCAATCTCCTTGTTACAGTAACCAGTCAGATGACGGCTCAGATACAGAGATGGCTTCTGGTTCTAACAGAACaccagttttttcctttttagatctCACATActggaaaag acagaagATATGTTGTGGGATCATCTATAAAGGCCGTTTTGGGGAAGTCCTCATTGACACACATCTCTTCAAGCCTTGCTGCAGCAATAAGAAAGCAGCTGCCGAGAAGCCAGAGGAGCAGGGGCCAGAGCCCCTGCCCATCTCCACTCAGGAGTGGTGA